A stretch of Lathyrus oleraceus cultivar Zhongwan6 chromosome 6, CAAS_Psat_ZW6_1.0, whole genome shotgun sequence DNA encodes these proteins:
- the LOC127096522 gene encoding probable pre-mRNA-splicing factor ATP-dependent RNA helicase DEAH3, whose product MENSKVANILNRWSGRPYSVEILEKRKKLAIWQHRDQFLNAFRANQVLALVAQTGSGKSTQVISLYFLALHIMKVPGRLHPVEIVYTSDEEVDRNNYLDAVTKTVVNIHRHEPPGDVLVFLSEEGEVEDACNKISKEICNLKNLVGPMKLVPLYSCLPATMQHKIFEPCSGRKIVVTTNIVESSLSMDGISYVVDSGFVKKNVFDNKLRMESLVTSTISKASANMRSEHASRSTSDGRRGKCFRLYTEESFNNNFDLETCPEIWRLNLSNMILSFWKPDVYDFLCFGYVDFPDVENLVCAFEELAYLGAFDRDCKITNIGEVMSVFPLEPRMSKMLVISPEFNCSQEILSISSMLSVPNCFVGSREEQKEVKVKFHSIHGDHLTFLNIYRAYKQNNEDLSWCNDNFISYWTLKEADNIRQELEYIMMARFKLDLCRIDINNTVNIRKSILGGYFMHVAHLDTTGNYITLEGNKVVTFHQLSNCLDDNKPEWVIFNEFPATGCDFIHIVTTIPKDWLIDSAAPWSLYYKLSNYPNSEAKSTIVYASYARMLKERKLTDGKLGKHANISTFHRLLPYHNNRKRKERL is encoded by the exons ATGGAAAATTCGAAAGTTGCTAACATATTGAATCGATGGAGTGGAAGACCTTATTCAGTTGAGATTTTAGAAAAGAGGAAGAAGCTCGCAATCTGGCAGCACAGAGATCAGTTTTTGAATGCTTTTAGGGCTAACCAAGTTTTGGCTCTTGTTGCTCAAACTGGTTCCGGAAAATCCACACAGGTAATTTCTCTCTATTTTCTTGCTCTTCATATTATGAAAGTTCCTGGAAGGTTACATCCTGTGGAAATTGTTTATACAAGTGATGAAGAAGTTGATAGGAATAATTACTTGGATGCTGTTACAAAGACTGTGGTGAATATACATAGACATGAACCTCCTGGAGATGTACTTGTGTTTTTGAGTGAAGAGGGAGAGGTAGAAGATGCATGCAACAAAATATCAAAAGAAATATGTAATCTAAAGAATCTTGTGGGTCCTATGAAACTGGTTCCACTATATTCTTGTCTACCAGCAACAATGCAACACAAGATTTTTGAACCATGTTCTGGAAGAAAGATTGTGGTAACAACAAATATAGTAGAATCTTCCTTATCAATGGATGGTATTTCGTATGTTGTTGACTCAGGATTTGTTAAGAAAAATGTTTTTGACAATAAACTACGTATGGAGTCTCTAGTAACGTCGACAATATCAAAAGCAAGTGCAAATATGAGATCAGAGCATGCTAGTAGAAGTACTAGTGATGGACGAAGGGGGAAATGTTTTCGGCTTTATACAGAAGAAAGTTTCAACAATAATTTTGATCTAGAGACATGTCCTGAAATTTGGAGATTAAATCTTTCCAACATGATTTTATCTTTTTGGAAACCTGATGTATATGATtttttgtgttttggttatgttGACTTTCCTGATGTTGAGAATCTAGTGTGCGCTTTTGAAGAATTGGCATACTTGGGTGCATTTGATAGAGATTGCAAGATAACAAATATTGGTGAGGTTATGAGTGTGTTTCCCTTGGAACCACGAATGTCAAAGATGCTGGTTATTAGTCCTGAATTCAATTGTTCACAAGAGATACTATCAATTTCTTCCATGCTCTCAG TACCCAATTGCTTTGTCGGATCAAGAGAGGAACAAAAAGAAGTAAAAGTTAAGTTTCACAGCATTCATGGAGATCATCTCACATTCTTGAACATCTACCGCGCATACAAACAAAATA ACGAGGATCTCTCTTGGTGCAATGATAATTTTATTAGTTATTGGACATTAAAAGAAGCAGATAATATTAGACAAGAGTTGGAATATATCATGATGGCTAGATTCAAATTAGATTTATGTAGGATTGACATTAACAATACTGTCAACATAAGAAAGTCTATTCTTGGTGGATATTTCATGCACGTAGCACATTTAGATACTACTGGAAATTACATCACATTGGAAGGAAATAAG GTGGTGACTTTTCATCAATTATCCAATTGCTTGGATGACAACAAGCCAGAATGGGTCATTTTTAATGAGTTTCCGGCTACTGGTTGTGATTTTATTCATATAGTAACAACAATACCTAAGGATTG GTTGATCGACTCAGCAGCTCCATGGTCACTGTACTACAAATTATCAAATTATCCTAATAGTGAAGCAAAGAGTACTATTGTATATGCTTCTTATGCAAGAATGCTCAAGGAAAGAAAACTTACGGATGGAAAGCTTGGAAAGCATGCTAACATCAGCACTTTCCATCGCTTGTTACCTTATCACAACAAtaggaaaagaaaagaaagacTTTAG